One genomic segment of Sanyastnella coralliicola includes these proteins:
- the rpsO gene encoding 30S ribosomal protein S15: MYLSQEKKREIFKKHGKSENDTGSAEGQIALFTYRIAHLTGHLKQNKKDYNTQRSLINLVGKRRKLLNYLKDNDIERYRAIIKELGLRK; encoded by the coding sequence ATGTACCTAAGTCAAGAAAAGAAAAGAGAAATCTTTAAGAAGCACGGAAAATCAGAAAATGATACCGGCTCAGCAGAGGGACAGATTGCGTTGTTCACATACCGCATCGCACACCTAACAGGTCACCTCAAACAAAACAAAAAAGACTACAACACGCAGCGATCGCTCATCAACCTAGTAGGAAAGCGTCGTAAGCTACTTAATTACCTAAAGGATAACGATATCGAGCGATACCGTGCAATTATTAAGGAGCTAGGTCTGCGTAAGTAA
- the accD gene encoding acetyl-CoA carboxylase, carboxyltransferase subunit beta, giving the protein MGWFKRIKEGITTPSQEKREIPEGNWYKCPECNHVLTSLEHAQNYWVCPSCQHHERIGAGEYFALLFDEGKFRELAVNLTSGDPLEFVDTKKYTDRVKSSMEKTGLRDAIRCASGTIHGEKVVIAAMDFRFIGGSMGSVVGEKIARAIDYAIKNKCPFICISKSGGARMMEAGFSLMQMAKTSAKLTQLSNAGLPYISFLTDPTTGGVTASFAMLGDLNIAEPKALIGFAGPRVVKETIGKDLPEGFQRSEFVLEHGFLDLIVERKDLKDKLALIFKMLS; this is encoded by the coding sequence ATGGGTTGGTTTAAGAGAATCAAAGAAGGTATTACCACACCTTCGCAAGAGAAAAGAGAGATCCCAGAAGGGAACTGGTATAAGTGTCCGGAGTGCAATCACGTACTCACCTCTCTGGAGCATGCACAGAATTACTGGGTATGTCCGTCATGTCAGCATCACGAACGAATTGGAGCCGGAGAATACTTCGCGCTACTATTCGATGAGGGCAAATTCAGAGAATTGGCTGTGAACCTAACAAGTGGTGACCCACTCGAATTCGTAGATACTAAGAAGTACACTGACCGTGTCAAAAGCTCCATGGAGAAAACGGGACTGCGTGATGCGATTCGTTGTGCCTCTGGTACTATTCATGGAGAAAAAGTGGTGATCGCTGCGATGGATTTCCGTTTCATCGGAGGTTCGATGGGATCTGTAGTAGGAGAGAAGATCGCTCGTGCAATCGACTACGCTATTAAGAACAAATGTCCTTTCATCTGTATCTCAAAGTCAGGTGGAGCACGAATGATGGAAGCAGGTTTCTCGCTAATGCAAATGGCGAAGACTTCTGCAAAGCTGACTCAGCTATCAAATGCTGGGTTGCCATACATCAGCTTCTTGACGGATCCAACAACTGGTGGGGTCACGGCAAGTTTCGCGATGCTAGGAGATTTGAATATCGCTGAACCAAAGGCGTTGATCGGCTTCGCTGGTCCGCGTGTAGTAAAGGAAACGATTGGAAAAGATCTTCCTGAAGGCTTCCAGCGTTCAGAGTTTGTTCTTGAGCATGGCTTCCTCGATTTGATCGTGGAGCGCAAAGACTTGAAAGACAAGCTAGCACTCATCTTTAAAATGTTGTCATAA
- a CDS encoding BamA/TamA family outer membrane protein, protein MRAKFGHLILSTIVVLMVLSSCNPTRRLQEGQSLLMKQKLKLENPPANFSLDEDDLEGVLKQRPNRKILLLRFHLGVYNMVNPEKQKKVHQRKKEHIEKKIDRKVAKGKELSPKDLREMRADTTGWRDWLTTTVGEAPVVFDSTKAEKSVDQLRILLAKNGYFNNDVSYEVKYRRKGKRVKPLVYTITPKEPYIIDSLAFNVKDRGIARRIDFIESTSSISVGERFSVEAMDKERDRIADYLNNRGYYSFTKDYITFQADSTRGDHKVAVEMIIRRPRAPIAGTDSLVAVDHKRYFIGDIFIHTDYSLTNSDYAPTDTLDFGEIKLLYVDELNFKPELIAYLMEFKKGDLYQKDRLDKTYRKFVQMPIFRSASIVLSEDDKSEFNVLNCDIYLTQMKRKFISSEAGVTHRDGLFGLSGSLNFSNRNMFRGGETGQFRISGAIEAQQPLTLTEGEEISGGDVADNIRFNTFEIGPEVSFNFNRFFPLSMNSFRRSNAPRTTISAGFNYQDRPDYERQLYQFRYGTTFIENQSNGSRIFWDIWELSTIKITKSEAFQQLLDNLNDDFLSTSYQNHLISLGRIAWQMNTQRSQNQRRYMFNQVTFEAAGNLPRLGFQLAGATQDEVGSYQIGGIRFAQYFKIENDFRLYQRIDEKNSTALRLHGGIGIPGANLSVLPFEKSYYGGGSNGIRAWEPRTLGPGSYRDTTALTTFNNIAEVILETSLEYRFKMTQTLEGALFLDIGNIWLLEEDENRPGSGISANTFFDELAWGGGLGLRFDFDFFLLRLDLGAQLKDPAKISGERWFWEPKDEYADFYQTIRPGQEYNFFPELNFNLGIGYPF, encoded by the coding sequence ATGAGAGCGAAGTTCGGACATTTGATCCTATCCACCATCGTGGTTTTGATGGTACTCTCTTCTTGTAACCCAACGCGAAGGTTGCAAGAGGGGCAATCTCTACTCATGAAACAAAAATTGAAGTTGGAGAATCCTCCAGCCAATTTCTCACTAGACGAAGATGACCTTGAAGGTGTATTGAAACAACGTCCAAATAGGAAGATCCTATTGCTACGTTTTCACTTGGGGGTGTATAACATGGTAAATCCTGAGAAACAAAAAAAGGTCCATCAGCGAAAGAAGGAGCACATTGAGAAGAAGATTGACCGAAAGGTGGCCAAAGGCAAAGAACTTTCTCCAAAGGACCTACGTGAAATGCGCGCAGATACAACAGGGTGGAGAGATTGGTTGACCACCACCGTAGGTGAGGCTCCTGTCGTTTTTGATAGCACCAAAGCAGAAAAGAGTGTTGATCAGTTGCGCATTTTGTTAGCGAAGAACGGCTACTTCAACAATGACGTTTCCTACGAAGTAAAGTATCGAAGGAAAGGGAAGAGGGTGAAGCCGTTGGTATATACCATCACGCCAAAGGAACCATACATTATTGATAGCCTTGCTTTTAATGTGAAAGATCGTGGCATAGCGCGACGTATTGACTTCATTGAATCAACCTCTTCTATATCCGTTGGGGAACGATTTTCTGTTGAGGCCATGGATAAGGAGCGTGATCGCATTGCTGATTACTTGAATAATCGCGGGTATTATTCATTCACCAAAGACTACATCACCTTCCAAGCAGATAGCACCCGTGGAGATCATAAGGTGGCCGTAGAGATGATTATTCGTAGACCACGAGCGCCAATTGCGGGGACAGACTCTTTAGTAGCGGTAGATCACAAACGCTATTTCATTGGCGACATTTTCATCCATACCGATTACAGCCTGACGAATTCGGATTATGCTCCAACAGATACACTTGATTTCGGTGAGATCAAGCTGTTGTACGTCGATGAGCTAAACTTCAAGCCAGAGCTCATCGCCTACCTCATGGAATTCAAGAAGGGGGACCTCTACCAAAAAGACCGCTTGGATAAGACGTATCGAAAGTTTGTGCAGATGCCCATCTTCCGATCTGCTTCCATTGTACTGTCTGAGGATGATAAGAGTGAATTCAATGTCTTGAACTGTGACATTTACCTCACGCAGATGAAGCGCAAGTTCATCTCCTCGGAGGCTGGTGTGACGCATCGTGACGGACTTTTTGGTCTATCTGGATCATTGAATTTCTCGAACCGAAATATGTTCCGCGGCGGTGAAACTGGTCAGTTCAGGATTTCTGGAGCCATCGAAGCCCAGCAGCCGTTGACCTTGACAGAAGGAGAGGAGATCAGCGGTGGGGACGTTGCGGACAACATTCGATTCAACACTTTTGAGATCGGACCGGAAGTTTCGTTCAACTTCAATCGCTTTTTCCCGTTGAGCATGAATAGTTTCCGGAGATCGAATGCTCCACGAACCACGATCAGTGCAGGTTTCAACTACCAGGATCGTCCAGATTATGAAAGGCAACTCTACCAGTTCAGGTATGGTACCACCTTCATTGAGAACCAGTCAAACGGTTCAAGAATTTTCTGGGACATCTGGGAGCTTAGTACCATTAAGATTACCAAGAGTGAAGCGTTCCAGCAGTTGCTTGATAATTTGAATGACGACTTCTTGTCAACGAGTTATCAGAACCACTTGATCTCGTTGGGGCGAATCGCTTGGCAGATGAATACACAGCGTTCGCAGAATCAACGGAGGTACATGTTCAATCAAGTAACCTTTGAAGCTGCTGGTAACCTGCCTCGACTTGGCTTTCAATTGGCTGGAGCTACACAAGATGAGGTTGGGAGCTACCAAATTGGAGGGATCCGTTTCGCTCAATATTTTAAGATTGAGAACGACTTCCGTTTGTATCAGCGCATTGATGAAAAGAATAGCACAGCGCTTCGTCTTCACGGGGGAATTGGTATCCCTGGTGCGAACTTGAGTGTACTTCCTTTTGAGAAGAGTTACTATGGAGGAGGTTCGAATGGTATCCGTGCTTGGGAACCTCGAACGCTGGGGCCGGGTAGCTATCGTGACACTACAGCCTTGACTACCTTTAATAACATAGCCGAGGTTATTCTCGAAACGAGTTTGGAATATCGTTTCAAAATGACGCAAACACTCGAGGGGGCCTTATTCTTGGATATTGGTAACATCTGGTTGCTCGAGGAAGATGAAAATCGTCCGGGTAGTGGCATTAGTGCCAATACCTTCTTTGACGAGTTGGCTTGGGGAGGAGGATTAGGTCTTCGTTTTGACTTTGACTTCTTCTTGTTGCGATTAGACTTGGGGGCTCAGTTGAAGGATCCAGCGAAAATCAGTGGCGAGCGTTGGTTCTGGGAACCGAAGGATGAATACGCTGATTTCTACCAGACGATTCGTCCTGGACAAGAGTATAATTTCTTTCCAGAGCTTAACTTTAACTTAGGAATTGGCTATCCGTTCTAA
- a CDS encoding TrmH family RNA methyltransferase, producing MLSKNQFKLFKSLKSKKGRVEHGAFLVEGVKSVEEALKANLEIECVLHVASVTPPQASRVELIEEADMKFLSSLSTPPGLMAVVRFPHWYQSANFPADLASAEFLLVLDGIRDPGNLGTIIRTADWFGHTRIALSKDCVDCLNPKVVQASMGSVFRIECHYLNIEDLPQERLVALDLNGDNLYQETSLNGLYVIGSESHGVRHHCDKAITIPGKGKAESLNAAVSASILLSQQFSLA from the coding sequence ATGCTATCTAAAAACCAATTTAAGCTGTTCAAAAGCCTAAAAAGCAAGAAAGGACGGGTAGAACACGGCGCTTTTTTAGTTGAAGGCGTGAAATCTGTTGAAGAAGCATTGAAGGCAAATCTTGAGATTGAATGTGTCTTGCACGTAGCCTCAGTTACACCTCCGCAGGCTAGTCGTGTTGAGCTGATTGAAGAAGCCGACATGAAATTTCTCTCCTCGCTTTCGACTCCTCCAGGCTTGATGGCTGTCGTTCGATTTCCACATTGGTATCAGTCTGCTAATTTCCCTGCTGATCTCGCTAGCGCGGAATTCTTATTGGTCTTAGATGGAATTAGAGATCCTGGAAACTTGGGTACAATCATTCGCACAGCAGATTGGTTCGGACACACAAGAATTGCCCTCAGCAAAGATTGCGTTGATTGCCTCAACCCAAAAGTAGTGCAGGCTTCAATGGGTTCTGTATTCCGAATTGAATGCCACTATTTGAACATTGAAGATCTTCCTCAAGAACGCTTGGTTGCACTCGATTTGAACGGTGACAATCTCTACCAAGAGACCTCATTGAATGGACTCTACGTTATAGGATCGGAAAGTCATGGGGTTCGCCACCACTGCGACAAAGCAATTACGATTCCTGGAAAAGGAAAGGCCGAGTCATTAAACGCAGCGGTAAGCGCCTCTATACTCCTATCACAGCAATTCAGCCTGGCTTAA
- a CDS encoding 1-acyl-sn-glycerol-3-phosphate acyltransferase: MEASTGSAIDVNEFDSIRPYRTDELPEVIERVLDQPSFFKIMKYIYPDLDEEDIKEMMADIKTPEQFQEEISGPAFKVITQTTTNGLSISNLDHIEHGKAYLYLSNHRDIILDSALLNVSLLEKGYSTTEIAIGDNLLRHQLIHDLVRLNKSFIVNRSVNPKEMLASSKRLGNYIHKTIREDETSIWIAHKEGRSKDGDDRTASGLLKMLVSGTDESIDEALSALNIVPMVVSYEYDPCDIFKANELMAVREHGSYNKREGEDYMSALAGITGHKGRVNIAIGRKLERSLERLPADAPKNELYKLLSQEIDRRMHLMYKLWPTNYIAYDILHGTREHNGHYTKLQRIAFRNYIRGRIVKLLLMRKGGGILKREGFIRQAREVMLQMYANPVVNQRDASEEPVY; this comes from the coding sequence ATGGAAGCAAGCACCGGAAGCGCAATTGACGTGAATGAATTTGATAGCATTCGTCCGTATCGTACAGACGAATTGCCTGAAGTAATCGAACGCGTTCTAGATCAGCCATCGTTTTTCAAGATCATGAAATACATCTATCCTGATCTAGACGAGGAGGATATCAAGGAGATGATGGCTGATATTAAGACGCCAGAGCAATTCCAAGAAGAGATTAGTGGCCCGGCTTTCAAGGTGATTACGCAAACAACGACCAACGGTCTGTCAATTTCGAATCTTGATCACATTGAACATGGCAAGGCTTATTTGTACTTGAGTAATCACCGAGACATCATCCTTGATAGTGCTTTATTGAATGTGAGTCTTCTTGAGAAAGGATACAGTACTACTGAAATCGCCATAGGCGACAACCTTCTTCGACACCAACTGATTCACGATCTCGTGCGTTTGAACAAGAGCTTCATTGTTAATCGTAGCGTGAATCCGAAAGAGATGTTAGCTTCAAGTAAGCGTTTGGGGAACTACATTCACAAGACTATCCGCGAAGATGAAACCTCGATTTGGATCGCACATAAAGAAGGTCGTTCCAAAGATGGAGATGACCGCACTGCGTCTGGACTATTAAAGATGTTGGTTAGCGGAACGGATGAATCCATTGATGAGGCATTGAGCGCCTTGAACATTGTGCCTATGGTGGTGAGCTATGAATATGATCCATGTGACATTTTCAAAGCCAATGAATTGATGGCTGTTCGCGAACACGGCAGTTATAATAAGCGTGAAGGTGAAGATTATATGAGTGCTTTGGCAGGTATCACTGGCCACAAGGGAAGAGTTAACATTGCTATTGGAAGAAAGCTCGAACGATCACTGGAACGTCTTCCAGCCGACGCGCCTAAGAATGAACTCTACAAATTGCTGTCTCAGGAAATTGACCGCAGAATGCACTTGATGTACAAACTGTGGCCAACCAATTACATTGCCTACGATATTCTCCATGGAACAAGAGAGCACAATGGTCATTATACCAAGCTTCAGCGTATCGCCTTCCGCAATTACATTCGCGGACGTATTGTGAAGTTGTTGTTGATGCGAAAGGGAGGAGGAATCTTGAAACGTGAAGGCTTCATTCGCCAAGCCAGAGAAGTGATGCTTCAGATGTATGCGAATCCAGTTGTTAACCAACGTGACGCTTCTGAAGAGCCTGTTTATTAA
- a CDS encoding DEAD/DEAH box helicase, protein MNFEELGIKRQFLNALEDMGITTPTEIQEKSIPRVRSGQDLIGIAQTGTGKTAAYVLPVLGHLRYAQDNAPRCLILVPTKELVIQVSDHTRRMANYTDLRVVSLYGGIGPKAQMAEVEAGCDIIVATPGRFMEIYLKGSIVVKKLKYLVLDEADRMMDMGFMPQLRQILEVIPRKRQNLLFSATFPPRVEKLSEEFLLWPQRVEVTPESTPVETVEQVFYRVPNFRTKLNLLTQLLEDFEEFKRVIIFSRTKDYAENISRYLDRLDLGEVRVIHSNKGQNSRLNAMDDFRTGDVRILVSTDVSARGIDIPEVSHVINFSVPRDYLDYVHRIGRTGRAFKAGKAITFVDPAETYHLKKIEGIIRMQVPSVELPENLEVLETTKQEKQEQAREIDHQKRKEDPNYKGAFHDKKRKPKPGNSKFNSGRSKRRRR, encoded by the coding sequence GTGAACTTCGAAGAACTCGGAATAAAGAGGCAATTCTTGAATGCGCTGGAAGATATGGGGATTACCACCCCAACTGAAATCCAGGAAAAATCCATTCCAAGAGTGCGCAGTGGGCAAGACCTCATCGGCATTGCTCAAACCGGAACAGGTAAAACTGCTGCGTATGTATTGCCTGTGCTTGGTCATCTTCGCTATGCTCAAGACAATGCCCCTCGCTGTTTGATTTTGGTTCCTACGAAGGAGCTTGTTATTCAGGTAAGTGACCATACACGACGCATGGCCAACTACACAGACCTACGTGTAGTTAGTTTGTACGGAGGTATTGGTCCGAAAGCCCAAATGGCAGAGGTCGAAGCAGGCTGTGACATCATTGTCGCCACTCCAGGAAGATTCATGGAGATCTATTTGAAGGGATCGATCGTAGTGAAGAAACTGAAGTACCTGGTCTTGGATGAGGCTGACCGAATGATGGATATGGGCTTCATGCCACAGCTCCGTCAAATCCTTGAGGTTATTCCACGAAAGCGTCAGAACCTACTTTTCTCTGCTACCTTTCCTCCTCGAGTTGAAAAGCTGAGTGAAGAATTTCTTCTTTGGCCTCAACGTGTAGAGGTAACTCCTGAATCGACCCCGGTTGAAACGGTAGAGCAAGTTTTCTATCGAGTTCCGAATTTCCGAACGAAGCTGAATCTGCTCACTCAACTCCTTGAAGATTTCGAGGAGTTCAAGCGAGTCATCATCTTCAGCCGCACCAAAGACTATGCGGAAAACATCTCCCGCTACCTCGATCGTCTTGATCTTGGGGAAGTGCGTGTGATTCACTCAAATAAAGGGCAGAATTCTCGTCTGAACGCTATGGATGATTTCCGAACGGGTGACGTGCGTATTCTGGTGAGTACCGATGTGTCAGCTCGTGGAATTGACATTCCAGAAGTGAGCCACGTGATCAACTTCTCGGTTCCAAGAGATTACCTTGACTACGTGCACCGTATTGGTAGAACTGGTCGAGCATTTAAAGCCGGAAAAGCGATCACCTTTGTTGATCCTGCTGAGACCTATCACTTGAAAAAAATCGAAGGGATCATCCGAATGCAAGTTCCTTCGGTTGAACTACCTGAAAATCTAGAAGTACTAGAGACAACAAAACAGGAGAAGCAAGAACAAGCGCGCGAAATCGATCACCAAAAGCGTAAAGAAGACCCGAACTACAAGGGAGCCTTCCACGATAAGAAACGCAAGCCTAAACCTGGGAATAGTAAGTTCAACTCAGGCCGATCGAAGCGTCGGAGGAGATAA
- a CDS encoding purine-nucleoside phosphorylase: MMKNLKETVAFLRSRGIDDAEVGIVLGTGLGNLVTKIKVIKELSYNVIPHFPIATVEFHFGKLIYGELGGKKVLALQGRYHYYEGYTMEQIVFPVRVMKMLGVKYILLSNAAGAINPDMKKGSLMLLDDHINLQPDNPLRGPNYDDLGPRFPDMSAPYDPSLNAKIKEIAKAKEIDLNEGVYVSVMGPNLETRAEYRFLRIIGADAVGMSTVPEVIACNHMGVPCAAISVLTDECDPDNLKPVDIQDIIETAGKAEVFLTALLEELVATYG, encoded by the coding sequence ATTATGAAGAATCTTAAAGAGACAGTTGCATTTCTTCGCTCACGCGGAATCGACGATGCAGAAGTAGGTATAGTATTGGGAACCGGTTTGGGAAACTTGGTAACCAAGATCAAGGTAATCAAAGAGCTGAGCTACAATGTGATTCCTCACTTCCCGATTGCAACAGTAGAGTTTCACTTCGGTAAACTCATTTACGGTGAACTTGGAGGAAAGAAGGTTCTAGCACTTCAAGGCAGATACCATTACTACGAAGGATATACGATGGAACAGATCGTATTCCCTGTTCGTGTGATGAAGATGCTGGGAGTGAAATACATTTTATTGTCAAATGCAGCTGGAGCAATCAATCCTGATATGAAGAAGGGGAGTTTGATGCTGTTAGATGATCATATCAATCTTCAACCAGACAACCCACTCCGAGGACCAAACTATGACGATCTTGGGCCTCGCTTCCCTGATATGAGTGCTCCTTATGATCCTAGTCTCAATGCGAAGATTAAAGAGATCGCGAAGGCTAAGGAGATTGACTTAAATGAAGGTGTCTATGTTTCTGTAATGGGACCTAATTTGGAAACGAGAGCAGAGTACCGATTCTTGAGAATCATCGGTGCAGACGCAGTAGGAATGTCTACCGTTCCTGAGGTGATTGCATGTAACCACATGGGGGTGCCTTGTGCAGCAATCAGCGTACTTACAGATGAGTGTGATCCAGACAACCTGAAGCCCGTAGATATTCAAGATATCATTGAGACCGCCGGTAAGGCAGAAGTATTCTTGACAGCGCTTCTTGAGGAATTGGTAGCGACTTACGGTTGA
- a CDS encoding TIGR04282 family arsenosugar biosynthesis glycosyltransferase yields the protein MERKSMSKYSIAFLAKRPELGKVKTRLAATIGHHNALEVYEFLLARTIRTLDACDAQVFTFLTGEGLIRLPHAFLKAEQIKGDLGERMLAAFMEMYEGKKRHKMLLVGADIPGLSQEIIQRAIDALDDHDVVLGPSEDGGYYLIGMTEPLAPLFIGKKWSHEDVLSDAIANAESLGRSVATIDTLNDIDTFEDLKSSLVWNEVQAFISH from the coding sequence GTGGAGAGAAAGTCTATGAGTAAATACTCCATTGCTTTTTTAGCCAAGCGTCCTGAACTGGGCAAGGTCAAGACTCGTTTGGCCGCGACCATTGGCCATCACAATGCCCTAGAAGTTTACGAGTTCTTATTAGCGCGAACGATTCGCACGCTGGATGCTTGTGACGCTCAAGTGTTCACCTTTTTGACTGGTGAAGGACTGATTCGTCTTCCACACGCATTCTTGAAGGCAGAGCAAATCAAGGGCGATCTCGGAGAACGCATGTTGGCGGCTTTTATGGAAATGTACGAGGGCAAGAAGCGCCACAAAATGTTATTGGTAGGTGCTGATATTCCCGGGCTAAGCCAAGAAATAATTCAACGTGCCATTGATGCGTTAGATGATCATGACGTGGTGCTTGGTCCGAGTGAAGATGGGGGGTACTATCTGATTGGTATGACTGAACCACTTGCTCCGCTTTTCATTGGTAAGAAGTGGAGTCATGAAGATGTTTTGTCTGATGCTATCGCTAACGCGGAATCGTTGGGTCGTTCGGTGGCAACGATTGATACATTAAATGATATTGATACATTCGAAGACTTGAAGAGCTCCCTCGTTTGGAATGAGGTTCAAGCTTTCATCTCACACTAA
- a CDS encoding rhodanese-like domain-containing protein, with translation MTRTISILFAFITLSMSSCAQDENFDGMFQRMTSGTVEVITPDSLPKDGMVYLLDARELEEFEISHIPGAQYIGYDDFSMDNVKHIPKDATVIVYCSVGYRSEKIGENLQEAGYGDVYNLYGGIFHWVNTGNEVENDEGEKTDKVHTYNKKWSKWLERGEKVYE, from the coding sequence ATGACGCGAACGATTTCCATTCTGTTTGCATTCATCACGCTAAGCATGAGTAGCTGCGCCCAAGACGAGAATTTCGACGGCATGTTCCAACGCATGACCTCAGGAACTGTGGAAGTCATCACCCCTGATTCTTTGCCAAAAGACGGCATGGTTTACCTTTTAGATGCCCGAGAATTAGAGGAGTTCGAGATTTCTCACATACCTGGTGCGCAATACATTGGCTATGATGATTTCTCGATGGACAATGTGAAACATATTCCAAAAGACGCTACGGTGATCGTTTATTGTAGCGTTGGCTACCGCAGTGAAAAGATTGGAGAGAATCTCCAAGAGGCAGGCTATGGCGATGTTTACAATCTCTACGGAGGAATTTTTCACTGGGTAAATACTGGTAACGAGGTGGAAAACGACGAAGGCGAGAAGACTGATAAAGTACATACGTACAATAAGAAATGGTCAAAATGGCTTGAGCGTGGAGAGAAAGTCTATGAGTAA
- a CDS encoding DUF547 domain-containing protein: protein MKQLLFIFALLLGMTAQADPGDEMTVIWDRVLKRHVTTDGRVDYAGIKVDKEFSQVVSLFQKQIPDGTWTKNESLAYWMNAYNVFAIKLVVDHYPVKSINDIDNPWKQKTIKIAGKSYSLDQIENEIIRPTFKDARIHFGINCASESCPPISRTAFTGTNVNSELDRLARAFMKDTKRNKFQGSSAQVSKIFEWFSVDFEKEGGVIAFMKKHGANIENGANLSYLDYDWSLNSK from the coding sequence ATGAAACAGCTACTCTTCATATTCGCTCTTTTGCTAGGAATGACTGCTCAAGCAGACCCTGGTGATGAAATGACCGTGATCTGGGACCGTGTGCTTAAGCGCCATGTAACCACTGACGGAAGAGTTGATTACGCAGGTATTAAAGTAGACAAGGAGTTCAGTCAAGTTGTTTCGCTGTTTCAAAAGCAAATTCCAGACGGTACTTGGACGAAGAACGAGTCGCTTGCTTATTGGATGAATGCGTACAACGTATTCGCTATTAAACTGGTGGTAGATCACTATCCGGTGAAGTCGATCAATGATATTGACAACCCTTGGAAACAGAAAACCATCAAGATCGCAGGCAAGAGCTACAGTCTAGATCAGATTGAGAATGAGATCATTCGTCCTACGTTTAAAGATGCTCGTATTCACTTCGGTATCAACTGCGCCAGTGAATCTTGTCCGCCGATTTCTCGAACTGCATTTACAGGAACGAACGTAAACAGTGAACTCGATAGACTAGCTCGCGCTTTCATGAAAGACACCAAGAGAAATAAGTTTCAAGGTAGTTCAGCTCAAGTATCAAAGATCTTCGAGTGGTTCAGCGTTGATTTTGAGAAGGAGGGAGGTGTGATTGCTTTTATGAAGAAACATGGGGCAAACATTGAAAATGGTGCTAACTTGAGCTACCTAGACTACGATTGGAGTCTCAATTCAAAATAA